A window of Ranitomeya variabilis isolate aRanVar5 chromosome 2, aRanVar5.hap1, whole genome shotgun sequence contains these coding sequences:
- the ZBTB24 gene encoding zinc finger and BTB domain-containing protein 24 isoform X2, which yields MEDAGHHVESEAEEKINFHSHGHVGTVLSSLEEQRKKDFLCDITLMVEDVQFRAHKALLAASSEYFSMMFADEGNIGQSVYVIEGIVSEVFESLLQFMYTGNVRISEKSLKQIVSTAHVLKIDNLVKAYIEYQQELLKPPVEVSDNKTVDEDVSKRKRGRPKKHSDQTNTETDTEQTEKEQENAYIPETMEETCYSNGNMLDEHEVADFAAEVTCDLNPKPPEEQIILNKESKRRSRRNTKKDYKSGEDNEDREPAKHSARRKKLSASEYSCKDCGKVFKYKHFLVMHRRIHTGECPFTCAECGKGFSQKHSLRVHERIHTGERPYSCTVCSKSLSTKNSLMEHMRIHAEKKSFTCDKCGKVFSQKRQLKSHYRIHIGEKPYTCEVCGKSFTARSSLLTHMRIHRGEKPYTCNICEKAFSDSSAKRRHMTLHTGEKPYACPDCSLQFSRQDNLKSHIKSHSRVRKPRAPLPITRLSMEAQHIIQKQKEYQLAKQNGQELQYLVTEHVRNLRFMSGQGIVTAEAAPANVDQDANLTVVTHQRPVLHGLQVAPHQQHVQPSHNINLVERRIHTVLPEKMHVVTLPKEVFEQLRGRTHEIHLAQKNQSVTQVLSHPVSSVSNQGVQVPQHAPQTVAVAAVTQPVPSNPNPSQSFQVQSRAVTPIHTTTVTPNSTSV from the exons ATGGAAGACGCGGGCCATCATGTGGAATCAGAAGCAGAAGAGAAGATTAATTTCCACTCTCATGGGCATGTTGGCACGGTTCTTTCCAGTTTAGAGGAGCAGAGGAAAAAGGACTTCCTATGTGACATCACTCTAATGGTTGAGGATGTGCAGTTTCGAGCACATAAAGCTTTGCTGGCTGCTAGCAGTGAATATTTCTCCATGATGTTTGCTGATGAGGGAAACATTGGCCAGTCAGTATATGTCATAGAAGGGATCGTTTCTGAGGTCTTTGAATCCTTGCTGCAGTTTATGTACACTGGAAATGTACGTATAAGTGAAAAAAGCCTCAAGCAAATAGTTTCAACAGCACATGTTCTGAAAATCGATAATTTGGTGAAAGCATATATAGAATATCAACAGGAGCTGCTCAAACCTCCAGTCGAAGTATCCGATAACAAAACAGTAGATGAAGATGTATCAAAGCGAAAACGAGGAAGACCAAAGAAACACTCTGATCAGACTAACACAGAGACAGATACCGAACAGACAGAGAAAGAACAAGAAAATGCCTACATCCCAGAAACTATGGAAGAGACATGTTACTCCAATGGAAACATGTTAGATGAGCATGAAGTTGCCGATTTTGCTGCAGAGGTGACATGTGACTTAAATCCCAAGCCTCCGGAAGAGCAAATTATACTGAATAAGGAAAGCAAGCGGAGATCTCGGAGGAACACTAAGAAAGATTATAAAAGTGGTGAAGACAATGAGGATCGTGAACCAGCAAAGCATTCTGCTCGCAGGAAAAAGCTGTCTGCTTCTGAATATTCCTGCAAAGACTGTGGAAAAGTATTCAAGTACAAGCACTTCTTAGTCATGCACCGGAGAATTCATACAG gAGAGTGtccatttacatgtgctgagtgtgGAAAAGGTTTTTCCCAGAAGCATTCTCTGCGAGTCCATGAACGCATACACACTGGAGAGAGACCATATAGCTGTACGGTCTGCAGTAAATCACTTTCAACCAAGAATTCGCTAATGGAACATATGCGTATACATGCAG AAAAAAAATCATTTACTTGTGACAAGTGTGGAAAAGTCTTCAGTCAAAAGAGACAACTAAAAAGTCATTACCGTATCCATATAG GTGAAAAGCCATACACGTGTGAAGTCTGCGGAAAATCATTCACTGCTAGAAGCTCATTACTCACACATATGAGAATACACAg gggtgAAAAGCCGTATACTTGCAACATTTGTGAGAAAGCCTTTTCAGATTCCAGTGCCAAGAGGAGACACATGACTTTGCATACTGGAGAGAAGCCATACGCCTGCCCAGACTGCAGTTTACAATTTTCTCGACAGGACAACCTGAAGTCACACATAAAATCCCACAGCAGAGTAAGAAAGCCCAGAGCACCACTTCCTATTACCAGACTTAGTATGGAAGCACAACACATAATCCAAAAGCAGAAGGAGTACCAGTTAGCGAAACAGAATGGACAAGAGCTACAGTACCTGGTCACAGAACATGTACGTAACCTACGCTTCATGTCAGGTCAGGGTATTGTCACTGCTGAAGCCGCTCCAGCCAATGTGGATCAAGATGCTAATCTGACAGTGGTAACGCATCAACGTCCTGTCTTGCATGGCTTACAAGTGGCACCCCACCAGCAACACGTGCAACCCAGCCACAATATTAACTTGGTGGAGCGCAGGATACATACTGTGCTACCAGAGAAAATGCATGTTGTGACTCTGCCAAAAGAAGTGTTTGAGCAGCTTCGGGGACGGACCCATGAAATTCACTTGGCACAAAAAAATCAGTCAGTAACTCAGGTGCTATCTCACCCAGTTTCTAGTGTCTCGAACCAGGGTGTCCAGGTCCCTCAGCACGCTCCGCAAACTGTAGCTGTTGCCGCTGTAACACAGCCTGTGCCCAGTAACCCAAATCCATCTCAGTCATTCCAGGTACAATCCAGAGCGGTTACCCCCATCCATACAACAACGGTCACACCAAATTCAACCTCAGTATAA
- the ZBTB24 gene encoding zinc finger and BTB domain-containing protein 24 isoform X1, producing MEDAGHHVESEAEEKINFHSHGHVGTVLSSLEEQRKKDFLCDITLMVEDVQFRAHKALLAASSEYFSMMFADEGNIGQSVYVIEGIVSEVFESLLQFMYTGNVRISEKSLKQIVSTAHVLKIDNLVKAYIEYQQELLKPPVEVSDNKTVDEDVSKRKRGRPKKHSDQTNTETDTEQTEKEQENAYIPETMEETCYSNGNMLDEHEVADFAAEVTCDLNPKPPEEQIILNKESKRRSRRNTKKDYKSGEDNEDREPAKHSARRKKLSASEYSCKDCGKVFKYKHFLVMHRRIHTGECPFTCAECGKGFSQKHSLRVHERIHTGERPYSCTVCSKSLSTKNSLMEHMRIHAEKKSFTCDKCGKVFSQKRQLKSHYRIHIGDGLQDCKICQRTFMDSAQLKKHLRSHTGEKPYTCEVCGKSFTARSSLLTHMRIHRGEKPYTCNICEKAFSDSSAKRRHMTLHTGEKPYACPDCSLQFSRQDNLKSHIKSHSRVRKPRAPLPITRLSMEAQHIIQKQKEYQLAKQNGQELQYLVTEHVRNLRFMSGQGIVTAEAAPANVDQDANLTVVTHQRPVLHGLQVAPHQQHVQPSHNINLVERRIHTVLPEKMHVVTLPKEVFEQLRGRTHEIHLAQKNQSVTQVLSHPVSSVSNQGVQVPQHAPQTVAVAAVTQPVPSNPNPSQSFQVQSRAVTPIHTTTVTPNSTSV from the exons ATGGAAGACGCGGGCCATCATGTGGAATCAGAAGCAGAAGAGAAGATTAATTTCCACTCTCATGGGCATGTTGGCACGGTTCTTTCCAGTTTAGAGGAGCAGAGGAAAAAGGACTTCCTATGTGACATCACTCTAATGGTTGAGGATGTGCAGTTTCGAGCACATAAAGCTTTGCTGGCTGCTAGCAGTGAATATTTCTCCATGATGTTTGCTGATGAGGGAAACATTGGCCAGTCAGTATATGTCATAGAAGGGATCGTTTCTGAGGTCTTTGAATCCTTGCTGCAGTTTATGTACACTGGAAATGTACGTATAAGTGAAAAAAGCCTCAAGCAAATAGTTTCAACAGCACATGTTCTGAAAATCGATAATTTGGTGAAAGCATATATAGAATATCAACAGGAGCTGCTCAAACCTCCAGTCGAAGTATCCGATAACAAAACAGTAGATGAAGATGTATCAAAGCGAAAACGAGGAAGACCAAAGAAACACTCTGATCAGACTAACACAGAGACAGATACCGAACAGACAGAGAAAGAACAAGAAAATGCCTACATCCCAGAAACTATGGAAGAGACATGTTACTCCAATGGAAACATGTTAGATGAGCATGAAGTTGCCGATTTTGCTGCAGAGGTGACATGTGACTTAAATCCCAAGCCTCCGGAAGAGCAAATTATACTGAATAAGGAAAGCAAGCGGAGATCTCGGAGGAACACTAAGAAAGATTATAAAAGTGGTGAAGACAATGAGGATCGTGAACCAGCAAAGCATTCTGCTCGCAGGAAAAAGCTGTCTGCTTCTGAATATTCCTGCAAAGACTGTGGAAAAGTATTCAAGTACAAGCACTTCTTAGTCATGCACCGGAGAATTCATACAG gAGAGTGtccatttacatgtgctgagtgtgGAAAAGGTTTTTCCCAGAAGCATTCTCTGCGAGTCCATGAACGCATACACACTGGAGAGAGACCATATAGCTGTACGGTCTGCAGTAAATCACTTTCAACCAAGAATTCGCTAATGGAACATATGCGTATACATGCAG AAAAAAAATCATTTACTTGTGACAAGTGTGGAAAAGTCTTCAGTCAAAAGAGACAACTAAAAAGTCATTACCGTATCCATATAG GCGATGGGTTACAAGATTGTAAAATCTGCCAGCGAACATTCATGGActctgctcagttaaaaaaacatcTAAGATCTCATACAG GTGAAAAGCCATACACGTGTGAAGTCTGCGGAAAATCATTCACTGCTAGAAGCTCATTACTCACACATATGAGAATACACAg gggtgAAAAGCCGTATACTTGCAACATTTGTGAGAAAGCCTTTTCAGATTCCAGTGCCAAGAGGAGACACATGACTTTGCATACTGGAGAGAAGCCATACGCCTGCCCAGACTGCAGTTTACAATTTTCTCGACAGGACAACCTGAAGTCACACATAAAATCCCACAGCAGAGTAAGAAAGCCCAGAGCACCACTTCCTATTACCAGACTTAGTATGGAAGCACAACACATAATCCAAAAGCAGAAGGAGTACCAGTTAGCGAAACAGAATGGACAAGAGCTACAGTACCTGGTCACAGAACATGTACGTAACCTACGCTTCATGTCAGGTCAGGGTATTGTCACTGCTGAAGCCGCTCCAGCCAATGTGGATCAAGATGCTAATCTGACAGTGGTAACGCATCAACGTCCTGTCTTGCATGGCTTACAAGTGGCACCCCACCAGCAACACGTGCAACCCAGCCACAATATTAACTTGGTGGAGCGCAGGATACATACTGTGCTACCAGAGAAAATGCATGTTGTGACTCTGCCAAAAGAAGTGTTTGAGCAGCTTCGGGGACGGACCCATGAAATTCACTTGGCACAAAAAAATCAGTCAGTAACTCAGGTGCTATCTCACCCAGTTTCTAGTGTCTCGAACCAGGGTGTCCAGGTCCCTCAGCACGCTCCGCAAACTGTAGCTGTTGCCGCTGTAACACAGCCTGTGCCCAGTAACCCAAATCCATCTCAGTCATTCCAGGTACAATCCAGAGCGGTTACCCCCATCCATACAACAACGGTCACACCAAATTCAACCTCAGTATAA